Within the Cryptococcus neoformans var. neoformans B-3501A chromosome 1, whole genome shotgun sequence genome, the region TTGTCAACAAACGATGACATCTAGGTATAATATGAAACAGACTTACTCCTCAGCCCATTCGTTCTCCTTTCGTatctgctcttcctcctcaggAGTGAAGCTGAAGTTGAATCAGCACGCTGGAGAATTCTTGATGGTAGGCATATGACTTACTCGTTggtgatgttgaagagCTTTCGGATCTCTTCAGGAGTCTTACCCTTGATCATGTTGGCAACGGTCTTGCAGCCAACATCGCTACACACTCGTCAGCCAACAGACTAAGAACGATCGATAATCCGATTGAGACATACAGGAGAGGCTTGATGTCGAGGTAGTTGGCAGCAAGGATGATCTCAAAGAGCATCTCTTGGTCAACTTGGCTAATTACGGACCCATTAGCAATCATTCCATTGTAACTCCAAACAAAAGGAGGCAGGTATAACTCACATCCATCGAGCATCCCAGTCACCAATCTCAGAAGTCTTTCTTCTAGAGTCATCAGCGTCGTTGGCGTCACCGGTGGGGAGAGGGTCGTTCTTGTGGTGGTCGCAGTACTCCAGGATCTTGGTAaggacggaagaagagacgtTGGGGAGCGGAATGGGCTGACCCTCCTGGTCACCAAGGTCTATTGGgttgaggaaaaagaattTGTCAGCGTCAAACTGTTGACAGGACACGTCTGGTGTGAAAATTCGTGCCGAGACGTAATGCGACTCGCAAATCGCAGATCACATCAAGCGGTTACAATACGGTCTGTTGGGGCTTGAGGGTGGAGAGATAGGGTGTAGTAAAGATGAGTGGTTGATACCGAGGGATGAcgtggagatggtcgtttTGCTCTTCGATCCCACTTCCTGGGTGCTTGACGTGACACCATATTTCACCGCTCTATCACCacatttcctttttcccctcAAGCCTCAAATAGACACCTAGGGCCAAAACAAACTACTCACCCTCCATCATAGATTTAATCATGGCGGATCGTTCAGCgacaatcttctcaacGGTGAATTGCTCATCGTCAGAAGTGGTGAGGATAACGgtctgcttcttctcggccATTGTTGCAGATATCGACTTTGTTTCGGAAAGGAGAAGTAGTGAGTAGACTCGTACTAGAGATGCGTGAAGGGAAGGTGttacaagaagaagaagaaggaaggaagggcaaaggtTCGATAGAATGACGGCTGGCGGATAGCCCAGCGGGCGTGGGTAGAGCGGCAGCACGTAAGCAACAACGGCGACGAGCGCATATGCCAAATACGGCGCGCGCCTAAACCGTTAACCCTCTGGGTGTCACTCTCCCGCTTGCCTTTTTGCCTCCATTCAAGCAGGCGCGCCTTATCTTTGGAAGCAAATCAAGAAGGCGCGATAGGCTGTGGCCGGAAGTGCTTTTTTGGCCATCCATTTTGCCCATCTTGGTAATTTGTACCCGGACTAGCTGTGCTGTCTCTGCAAGAAACAAGAAGCTGCAAGCGGCTAATGTAGGAAGACGCTCAGGATGAGCTCCTAGCTATGCATAAGAGGTAATAGGCTCTCCTTATCGTATAATTCGCTCATGGATCCATGCAAAGGAGCGGGCGCGAAAATAGAAtaaaagaacaaaaggacACGAATGAAGCACCTCGGTGGGGATCTCTCGTTACTCCATACGTCCCTGACAAGATGACTATTAGCCTCCACATTTTATATTCCATGTATGCATAATTAATCGCAGATTGCAAGTAAACAACCACATGCTTGCCTAGTCCTCAACACGTACATAGCAAGCAAGAGCAACAGCCCCGTTGGCTGCTATAACAACCGTCAATAGAAGACCAACCCACGCAACTTAATTGTTCCCAAGCGTCCCGTTCCTCTTCGCTTTTCGCCGAAAACTACCCTGCCGAGTGCAACACTCAGCGCAATCACTCTCAAGTATCTTCTCATCTGCTCGCCCTCGAAAGCCCGTCGTCCCTGGCCTCTTCCGAATAGAGAGTGAACATTGCACGTTTGGTACCTCGCCCCGACATCTCTCTTTGCCACACCCCACCACATTACTAATCATATCATTAGAACGCGAGATCTATTATTAGTCACCGGTGGCAGGAATTTACTATCTTCCGTGTTTTGAGACAAAATGTTCAATCAAAATGTGTCAACAGGACAACAAGCAGGGTCTTCTGGCCAGTCCCAACCTGCAGGATTACGATTCCCGTCAGTACTAAGCGGGCAACCGTCCGGTATGCCAACTTCCGACTTCCCTCTCCAACAGGCCTCATTACAGCCTTTGCCTTCACCACCCAActcatctcatctccaatcAGCATCTCAAACTGTCCCATCCAGTATTCCTCCAGGAGTGAGCCCTTCATATACGCTGTCACCTTCCTCTATGGCACTCGCTTCCCCTGGGGTGAACAGGAGCAGCAATTCCACTTCTGATCAGGCGGGCCCTTTAAAAACGAAAAGCAGCCCAGAAGAATCGTCGCAACCGGAGAAGCCTaccaagaaaagaaagaagaagggcagtGACGCTGAtggagacgagaagaaaaagacaaggCCCAAGACTGGAAGAGCCTGCGATGCCTGTGTAAGCATGAATTTTTAGGGGCAGGACTTACGTACTGATGGACTCTGCAGCGTTCAAGGAAAATCAGGTGTGATATTCAGACGGATCAATCAACAGGGAACAAGTTCGGCCAGACTGTATGTGCGCACTGCAGGGCCAACGGTCTAGAGTGtacattcttccttcccataACAGAAACCCgtttcaagaagaagactaTTCAGCCAGGTAAATATGGCGGTTTTGTCAGTTTGCAAAGGTTGTACTGAAACTAAAGCAGATATAAATCCTGATTTTCGTCATTCACCAGCAATGGTTCAAAAGCGTATATCTGCTAGTCATAGTCCCAATTATGAGAATATGActggggaaagagaaagggacGGTCCAGGTACTGGCAGAATAGAAGGTGAGAGTTTGTTTTGTTGATGGTTGCCTCGGAGGCTCATCATTTTCCATAGGCCCCACATCTATATCCTTTCTACTTCATACCAGTGTCCCCGCCATTCAGTCGGAAGCCTACGATCTACGGCATCACAATTCTTGGGAAGTCTTAGAAGACGGTAATGGCTTTATCCGCGTCAACGCTCCTCCCACAGCTACAGGCTACGCCGATGCCGACCCGCAAGACCCTACAAAGGCCCACAACAGACTTAACAAACCTGTTCTCTCGGCGCAAACCATGTCACTTTTGGTCAATACGTACTTCGACGAAGTGGCACCGATATTACCTATCATCTCCCGAGCCGAATTTGCCTCAAAGTCAAATCCGAGCCCGCTAATGCTTTACTCGATCTGTGGATTGGGCGCTACGAGACGGCAATTTCCGAAAGAGCTCTTTACTGGGGTTAGGGGTGTGATCAATGGGATTTTGCGATCGAATGATATCTTGAGCGATGCACGGATTGAGAACGTCCAGGCATTGTTGCTGTTGGCTCAGGTCGGTGATTTACATGCTCAACCCTCGGCACCGACTGCCAGTGCATCGTTGATAAGAACTGGTGCTGCTATCAAAATGGTAAGTCGATTTGTTACATGGATTTTTTGAATACCTAGCTTATCCGAGAGATAGGCTCAAGACCTTGGTCTCCATCGAGAACTTTCCCACCGTACAGAATCTACACAAGATCTCATGTTTATCGAACTCCGACGTCGAATCTGGTCAGCATGCGTCATCATGGATAGATGGTACGGTGCTGCACTCGGTATCCCTTTGACTGTCGATATTCTTGACTGTGatgtccttcttcccgcATCATATGAGATTATTCCCGATGTTGAACCTTCCAAATGGCCTATAGAGATTAGCTATATGGGTCTCACGGAGCATCTTAAGTTGTCGATCTTGATGGGACGGGTATTGAAGACGGTGTATAGTCCGACGGGGTTAAAGAACACGACAGATATAATTTTGGGGCAGCTGGTATCGGATTTGGATCAGTGGTTTGAGAATATCCCAGAACCATTGAAATTCAAGGGCAATTCAAGTTCATCAGTTGAGGGTGAGTTCTCGTTGATCTAAGATTGGTCAGTGAAATGCTGACAACGCTATTAGGATTACTCTTCATGGCCTTTGCCGCTGTCcaattcctcttctggCGGGTTTTTATGCGTCTCGACTACCAATGCCCTCCCCACCTCACTTTCACCCTAGATATAAGCAAATGGACCCAACTCGTCATTTGGTCCCGCCAAGCGCTCGAATGGCTGGACGCGAACGATTCTATGTTGGACACTGTATTCATCTATCCTTACGCCGCGACGAGTTGTGCGCTTATTCAGTATCATACGTGGGCGAGGAGAGGGGATCTGGAGGCGTTAGAaactttgaagaaggtgaagggaACGGCGGTGAGGTGGGAAAGGATTGCTCAGCCAGGTATGTCCATTTTGGATTTTGAGCTTCGGATGAGAACGATATATGCTCACTTTCGTGTTAGATCAAATGAGTATCCGCCGAAAGACTTGCGAAACCATGACTCTTCTATACGAAGCTGCACTTAAAACTAACCCCGCTGGCAAAGACAAACCTCGACCCTCTGGTAACCCCACCGCCGGCGTCCGGCTCCGCAAAGAACCAGCCAGGCTCATATTCGTCAAAGACCCATCAAGGCCTGGCGGAGGTTTCTATGTTGCAGATagcgagaaggaaaaggcaaCGTCCGGATTGGGGAACGGCGATATCATGCTAGCTTCGGAGCTTACTCCCCGATCTCAACAGGGGCTTACTCCCAATGAAAGGGAACCTTCTCAGTCAACAAATGTTCAACCATTTGAGTCCCCATCACTACCGCAAGGCGCTCAAAACATGGGTACTCGAACCCAAGCCCAATCTGTCCAGCAGCCGTTCATACAGGCTCATACGGATGATCTGGGACATATAATCGGtgtggatgaaggtgtCCTGCAGAACAATCAGAATGTCAATCCGGAGCTTGGCCCGGGCGAGCTGGGTCAGGCAATGGACTTTGGATATCAGGTTAGTCCCCCGTTCCCGCTTCCCCTCTGATCTTTTGAATAAGGTATAAGAGAGGATGCTGACTAGCGCGAGAAACAGGTGGCCCATGCAGCCGGAGACACGACGAGTGTCCTCGACCCAAGTTTCTTGGATAGTCTCCCACTGAGCACGTTCGATTGGGATAGCTGGTCGACATACTTTGACAAGTTTTTGCCATCTGCGAGTAACAGTTTCGAGACTATGCAATAGTCGTTTTTTCTAGATCGGGAACATGAacaggaaaggaaagagggtcTTTTTAAGGAAGGCGTGAGCACTGTCATATCATATTCATAATTATCCTTTACTTGAGTTGTAACACGTACTTGAAATGTATAAGATCTTTATTTCTAGTAagtgctgctgctgataATCTGCTATCGATACGACGGTACTGCACTGAATGTATTTGTACAATTATTTTTCCTTtgtcattcattcatttcTTCAGCTATCTGGACTCATGCTTGACTTTTTAGGGGAACAGAAAGGCAATATTTATGAAAAGGTATCAATGAAGGAATCCATAAATATTGAATCAGATTAAAATGCAAAAATCTCTACAGATGTACACTTTATCAACATACATACAAAGATATAGAATGAAATCGTCCGACGACGAACCGCCGAGGCGACCGACGAAGTAATTATAATTATTATTAAGGTGCCCGCCGCGGATATCACACGTCAGCTAAAAATTATTATCCCGAGGCCGGACCTATATTTCCCTCCGGTCGTCTTGTGCTGTTTTCGTTGGCGTTTCGCTTCTTTAAATGCCGAAGGACTGACTGATGTTCGGGAGGGTCTTTGTTGGGCCCGGTGGGATGATGCCTAATCTGGGCAGGACCGGGGGGTCAATAAAGTCGTAGTCCATATATATAAGCAGCCCGTGCCGAAGAGaatctcttccatttaTAAACAACTATCTCATCTGCTACTGTAGCCTTAACCTTGCCTGATCACAAACCTTGAAATAATACACATAATGACCGCTGTTAACGGATCTGTTTCTGGCGAGAGCAACGTTGTTCTTATCACTGGTGCCGCTGGATGGCTCGGCGGTATCGTGAGTGACCCTCGTCTTTCTTTACATCCAGTCACAGCTGATAAATCCATCTTTAGCTTGCTGGCGAGCTCCTCTCCGACCCCAGGACCCCCAAtgtccatctcatcctcgctGACATTGTCGAACCCAAGGCTCCCAAGGGCGCTCAACATGCCATCACCCGCAAGGCCGATCTTACaagcgagaaggagattgaggccTTGTTCAACACAGAGTTCGGCGTTCCCGACACTGTTTACTGCTTCCATGGTATCATGAGCCGAGGTTCCGAGGACAACTTCGACTTAGGTCTCAAGGTGAGCCAACCGTTTGATCGTTTTGGAGAGTACTGGGCTGATGGATACAGGTCAACATCGACTCCATCCGAATGATGCTCGAGAGCGCCCGAAAATCCCGACCCGTTTCTGGCGAACCCATCAagttcatcttcacctcttcccttgcCGTTTACGGTGGTCCCCTCCCCCATGTTGTCGACATCCACACCATCGCTACCCCCGAAGGCGCTTATGGTATGGGCAAGCTTTCTTCGGAGCTTCTTGTCAACGAGTACACTCGACGAGGTTTTGTTGATGGCCGAATCCTCCGATTGCCTACTATCGTCGTTCGACCCGGTGTCCCCTCTGCTGCTACCTCGGCGTTCATCTCTGGTATCATCCGAGAGCCTCTTCACGGTGTTGAGGCTATCTGCCCTGTCGGTGACTCTTTGGAGAGCAAGGAGCTCGAATTAGCTGCTTGGGTTGCTTCTCCCGAGACTACTATCAAGAACTTTGTCATTGCCAAGCATGTTCCCGCGGAAAAGTTCTTGCCACACACAAGAGTGTAAGTCGTTTTTTTCGTAAGGGCATAAAAATTCGTAGCTGATAATACCTTAGTGCCTACCTCCCCGGTTTCACTGTCACCGTGAGggaggagcttgaggcTCTCGAAAAGGTTGCCGGTCCCGAAGctctcaagctcatcaagTTCAAGGTAGGTCATTATCCCGCATTTCTCATCAAACTTGCATCCTTGATGGCTGACTTCCTCCCGTCATTTTTTCAGGATGACCCTATCAACCGACGAATTGTCGGCTCATGGCCAGCCCGATTCGACAACACCTACCCCTGCTCTCTTGGTTTCGTCGTCGACGAAGGCGGTATGGTTCCTGTTGTCCAGAGGTTCAAGGAGATGGTCGAGGCTGGTCTTGCATAAGCGCACATAGGGTCTCCTTCATTTGTTTTCTTTGGTTGTTTTATCATCTTGTGACGCATGGATGTATTTTTTTCTGTAGCACAGCACTGCTATAATAGAAGTCATTCGACTGCAGGTGTGCACTGGGGGTCTCGCGTTCAAGGGTCGGTCGAATGGCGGATAAGTCGAATCGTCGGATGTTTGGTCGTCTCTCGGATGCGTGGTGTCTGTTGGTTTATTGATCTATTGTTCGACTTTGGGGGTTTAGTAGCGTTTAGTGTTTTAGATACACTTCGAGAGGGAACctttgaaaaaaaagtacGTTACGAGAGCAGATGGAAGAACGAAGCCACATGACACGGTACCCTCTCACATATAGACCTCTATCCACATACAGTCATGTAGCAACATCTCTCGAAAATAATGCACGATAACATTGAAGCGTGATGTATTGTCCCCACGAAGCAATCACTATTATACCGATCTGGCTTGACCCACAAAATCTACTGCTTGGAGGCTAGCCATGCCACTGCAACTGTCAATCCTTCATAAGACATTTTCTCGACTAATTACAAGGGCATATATATCAGGCGTTCATTCAATATTATATACAAGAGCTGGACCTTCCGACAGTTTCCGTCTTCAAACGTTTGCGAAGTCGGGTGTGATAACATCAGCAAAATCTTACCATCAATAAAGATTACACACCTTTATAAGTTTCTCACTGGTTCCTTGCCTTTCGCGACATACAGATGGCCTTCTCGAACCAACGAATTCTTGCactcttttttctccacGAAGTCCTTCAAATTACTCAATGTCATCCGAGCAATCTCGTCCAATGCCTCCTTGGTGAAGAACGCTTGATGGCCACAGACCAGGACATTATGAAACGTCATCAACCTCATCAAGGTATCATCTTGGATGATTTCGGCCGAATGATCGTTGTAAAACAGtgatccttcttcttcgtacACATCTAGGGCCAAACCGCCAAGCTGGCCCGTTTTGAGAGCACGGATGGCCGCTCTGGTGTTGATCAATCCCCCTCGGGAAGTGTTGACGAGCAGGacccctttcttcattcgAGAAAGGGTTTGGTCATTCATGATATGCCTCGTCCCTTCAGTCAAAGGACAGTGCAGACTGACGATATCGCTCTGCCCCAAGAGAGTTTCGAGGTCGACAAAGTCACCGAGCTTGTTGAATTCTTCACTACCGAAAGGGTCAAAGGCAAGTAGTCGACACCCGAATCCTTTCATGATACGAGCCAGCGCCATGCCAATCCTTCCCACACCTATTATTCCCACCGTCTTCCCATATAGCGTATGGCCTAAGAAACCTTCGAGATTGAAGTTTCCTTCTCGTACACGGTTGTAGGCCCGATGCGTTTTACGGTTCAAAGTTTGGATTAACGCTACAGCAAACTCAGCAACAGCTTCTGGTGAGTAAGATTGCACATTGGCGACGAAGAAACCGAGTTCTTCAGCTACTAAGAGGTCGACATTGTTGTAGCCAGCGCAGCGGAGGAGGATCGCGCGGGTACCGACGGCATGAAGGGAGCGTAGTACTTCGGCACTGAGGTCGTCGTTGACGAAGACGCAAACCGCATCGCTTCCTTGTGCTAGAGGAACAGTTTCTAAGCACAGTGGGAAAGTGTGGTAGGTGATTTCGCAAAGAGATGCGTAATGTTTTTCTCGAGCAGAGTCAAGAAAGTTCTTGTCGTAGGATTTGGCACTGAAAACGGCCAGCTTCATGATGTTGAATGTTTCCGTGGTTTCTGGTGAAATCCAGGGTGGCAGTGGATGCGATGATATGAGAGTGTAAGGAATGGATAAAAACCCA harbors:
- a CDS encoding hypothetical protein (HMMPfam hit to Fungal_trans, Fungal specific transcription factor domain, score: 71.8, E(): 1.7e-18; HMMPfam hit to Zn_clus, Fungal Zn(2)-Cys(6) binuclear cluster domain, score: 40.4, E(): 5.1e-09), with translation MFNQNVSTGQQAGSSGQSQPAGLRFPSVLSGQPSGMPTSDFPLQQASLQPLPSPPNSSHLQSASQTVPSSIPPGVSPSYTLSPSSMALASPGVNRSSNSTSDQAGPLKTKSSPEESSQPEKPTKKRKKKGSDADGDEKKKTRPKTGRACDACRSRKIRCDIQTDQSTGNKFGQTVCAHCRANGLECTFFLPITETRFKKKTIQPDINPDFRHSPAMVQKRISASHSPNYENMTGERERDGPGTGRIEGPTSISFLLHTSVPAIQSEAYDLRHHNSWEVLEDGNGFIRVNAPPTATGYADADPQDPTKAHNRLNKPVLSAQTMSLLVNTYFDEVAPILPIISRAEFASKSNPSPLMLYSICGLGATRRQFPKELFTGVRGVINGILRSNDILSDARIENVQALLLLAQVGDLHAQPSAPTASASLIRTGAAIKMAQDLGLHRELSHRTESTQDLMFIELRRRIWSACVIMDRWYGAALGIPLTVDILDCDVLLPASYEIIPDVEPSKWPIEISYMGLTEHLKLSILMGRVLKTVYSPTGLKNTTDIILGQLVSDLDQWFENIPEPLKFKGNSSSSVEGLLFMAFAAVQFLFWRVFMRLDYQCPPHLTFTLDISKWTQLVIWSRQALEWLDANDSMLDTVFIYPYAATSCALIQYHTWARRGDLEALETLKKVKGTAVRWERIAQPDQMSIRRKTCETMTLLYEAALKTNPAGKDKPRPSGNPTAGVRLRKEPARLIFVKDPSRPGGGFYVADSEKEKATSGLGNGDIMLASELTPRSQQGLTPNEREPSQSTNVQPFESPSLPQGAQNMGTRTQAQSVQQPFIQAHTDDLGHIIGVDEGVLQNNQNVNPELGPGELGQAMDFGYQVAHAAGDTTSVLDPSFLDSLPLSTFDWDSWSTYFDKFLPSASNSFETMQ
- a CDS encoding hypothetical protein (Match to ESTs gb|CF194128.1|CF194128, gb|CF191014.1|CF191014, gb|CF188284.1|CF188284; HMMPfam hit to Skp1, Skp1 family, dimerisation domain, score: 181.8, E(): 1.4e-51; HMMPfam hit to Skp1_POZ, Skp1 family, tetramerisation domain, score: 86.9, E(): 5.1e-23), with amino-acid sequence MAEKKQTVILTTSDDEQFTVEKIVAERSAMIKSMMEDLGDQEGQPIPLPNVSSSVLTKILEYCDHHKNDPLPTGDANDADDSRRKTSEIGDWDARWIQVDQEMLFEIILAANYLDIKPLLDVGCKTVANMIKGKTPEEIRKLFNITNDFTPEEEEQIRKENEWAEDR
- a CDS encoding hypothetical protein (HMMPfam hit to 2-Hacid_dh, D-isomer specific 2-hydroxyacid dehydrogenase, catalytic domain, score: 54.3, E(): 3.3e-13; HMMPfam hit to 2-Hacid_dh_C, D-isomer specific 2-hydroxyacid dehydrogenase, NAD binding domain, score: 299.0, E(): 7.2e-87); the protein is MKLAVFSAKSYDKNFLDSAREKHYASLCEITYHTFPLCLETVPLAQGSDAVCVFVNDDLSAEVLRSLHAVGTRAILLRCAGYNNVDLLVAEELGFFVANVQSYSPEAVAEFAVALIQTLNRKTHRAYNRVREGNFNLEGFLGHTLYGKTVGIIGVGRIGMALARIMKGFGCRLLAFDPFGSEEFNKLGDFVDLETLLGQSDIVSLHCPLTEGTRHIMNDQTLSRMKKGVLLVNTSRGGLINTRAAIRALKTGQLGGLALDVYEEEGSLFYNDHSAEIIQDDTLMRLMTFHNVLVCGHQAFFTKEALDEIARMTLSNLKDFVEKKECKNSLVREGHLYVAKGKEPVRNL